TAGCGTAATAGCTGGCGGGCGCTGCGCGCGTCCCACACCTGTGCGGTTTTATCGCCAGCAGAGACGATGCGCTGGCCGTCAGGGGACCAGGAAAGCGACCAGACCGCATCGGTATGCCCATGATAGATTAACTGCTGCCTGCCGGTGATGGGATCCCATACGTGTACGGTTTTATCGAAGGCACCTGAAGCAACCCGCTGCCCATCAGGGGACCAGGCGACGGAGTGGACTTCGTTGGAATGGCCCTGGTAGATGAGGAGGGTTTTTGCTGTGGCGGCGTCCCACACCTGCACCGTCGTATCCTCGCTTCCAGAGGCGATATGAGCGCCGCCTGGCGCCCATGCCAGGGTGTCTATGCCGCTGGTATGCCCCGCGTAGATGGCAAGCACCTTGCCGGTAGCGGCTTCCCACACCACGACTTGCTGGCTTGCTCCGCCAGAAGCAATACGGTAGGATTGCTGTATACCCTGCTTGATTACCGCCGGCGACCAGCCAACTGCGCCGAGCCAGCCTGTTGAGTCACGATAGAACGCCAGCGTCTTGCCGCTGGCGGCCTCCCAGACTCGTACTGTCTGATCGTTGCTGACTGAAGCGATCTGTGTGCCATCGGGCGACCAGGCAATCGCGTCCACTGCTGCTGTGTGGCCGCGATACGTCGCCAACGTCTTGCCGCTGGCGGCCTCCCAGACCTGGATAATCGTGCTTCCGGCTGAAGCCAGGCGCTGGTTGTCGGGGGACCACGCGACGTTCGTTACAATCGAAGAATGGCCCCGATAAATGAGGAGGGGAGTAGTTGTCGGTACCGCTGATGTTGCCTGGCCGTTCGCGGTGGGCTGATGTGGGCGCTGAGCGGTTAGTTTCAGCGCCAGCCAGACGCTGGCTCCGCCCACAGCCAGCCCGACCAGGCCCATCCCGGCGAGCAGTTTGCGCCGCGAGATGCCTGGCGGGGAAGGCGCGCCAGGGTGGTCAGAAGCCTCCTGGTGGGCAGTTTCAGCCTGCCAGCCACAGCGGACACAGGCGGGCGCTGAATCTGGCAGCGGCTCGCCGCAGGTGGGGCATACGCCTGATTGCATGAGGCTTCCTCGCTTTTTTGTCCATCATGTGGTATATTATAGGTGTTCGTGCAAGACCAGCGCGGACACCATCTTTTTCTCCACGTCTGGAGGATCCCTGGGGATGCTGGGTTTCGACAGGTAGGTGTGGGGGAAGATTGCAGGCCGAGGTGCCGGTACGCACTCTCGTTAAACAACCGGCGAACGAATAGCTGCCAAAAAGCAGCCTTCCCTCGCTCTCGCTGCCTAATCCACAGTGAGGCGACGTCGTCCCGACCTCACCCCGGCGGGTCGGTTCAGCGGCGTCATACAGTCGGGGTGCGATGACGCGGACCGCCTTCTAAGCGTTATCTAAGACCAGAAGGCAAGCGCATAGGAACCCGGTCGGTGGGGGTCCAAAGCGCCAACTCAAAACGCCGACTATGCCTGT
This genomic stretch from Ktedonobacterales bacterium harbors:
- a CDS encoding WD40 repeat domain-containing protein, producing the protein MQSGVCPTCGEPLPDSAPACVRCGWQAETAHQEASDHPGAPSPPGISRRKLLAGMGLVGLAVGGASVWLALKLTAQRPHQPTANGQATSAVPTTTPLLIYRGHSSIVTNVAWSPDNQRLASAGSTIIQVWEAASGKTLATYRGHTAAVDAIAWSPDGTQIASVSNDQTVRVWEAASGKTLAFYRDSTGWLGAVGWSPAVIKQGIQQSYRIASGGASQQVVVWEAATGKVLAIYAGHTSGIDTLAWAPGGAHIASGSEDTTVQVWDAATAKTLLIYQGHSNEVHSVAWSPDGQRVASGAFDKTVHVWDPITGRQQLIYHGHTDAVWSLSWSPDGQRIVSAGDKTAQVWDARSARQLLRYSNHHALVFAVAWSPDGTHIASGGGDNTVQIWRPE